The genomic stretch CAGGAACGGGTTACAGCCCATCGTCGGCACCACCATTGTCGGCAGTATGAACCTCGACAGGTTCTCCGTGTACTGCTTATACTCTCCTCTCCAGCGCGAGCGCTTAAAGTTGTCCAATATGCTCAGGTTTAGCATCGGATTCGTCGACAGTGCTGTATCTGTGTTCATTATCTCCACTTTCCTTGCGGAACTCAGCAATCTATTTGCTGGATCGCTTATTCCTTGCCTTTTATCGAATGACGGCATTCTCAGCTGATACTTACTCGTTCCCTTTTCGTTTACCCATAAATCTGCTTCGTAGTGTCTAAAATTAACTCTCTTCATGTAGTAGTTAAGCCAGAACAGGTGGTGGTTAACCAATAGGCTCCTTACGTACCTTGACACTGAGGTCAGTGCCAAGAATTCCGAAAAGTCGAGATAATTGCAGATAAGCTCTATCACATCCTTAGGCGCCAAACCTATGAAACGCACGAGTGCGTTATCCATCTAGGATTTACATATACTGGTATTAATTTtccattattattgttttattttccaatattgatattacCTAATTCCTAATAGacaatatacaatattttattctcttTTAGATCAATTCCTTtccaaattaatttacgATACTCAAGGAATTGTTTTATACCAGATATATGTAtgaaatatgaataaatgGGTAGTAAGCGTCTCGTGCTACACCAGGTAACACATGGATTATAACACACGATTTTAATCTgttttttgtaataaaactTTCAAATCTACACAAacacttattttaaatattaaaatacaattaacTAGGGCCACGGATCTTTAATCTTAAGGATTAGTTCATATGCGTGAATATCAGCGTTTATCTCATCATTCAGGTTCCATTCTGATCCTACAGCTATTTGATCGTTCTAAAATTCCATCTTATTACATAATTTCATTTACACTAAATATATCAACTTTACGTGTATACACTcatttatgttatacatattttatcaatatgACTACCGGTTCTTCCCTGAGAAAGATGCACATCGCTCAGATCATTCTGTGCATActtgtatttaaaagtaCAGTGGAAGGATACGTGAACGAGGACTTGGTCAAAAAGGGTCTAGACCAAAACACTATCAACCAAGTGTTCAGGATCGTTGAGCAAATAGGTGATTATTCGGAGACAGTTCCAAACCTGTTTAGAGTTGTCAGGAAAAACCTAGAAGATTTAGAACGGGAAATAAAAGTGAAAACCTTGCTGCCTGCGAAAGATAAGTTGGAAGCTTTCAGAGCAATAAGTGAGCCTATCAACAGATTCCTCAGGCAATCTCCAAAAGAATATTACATACATAACCCTCCGAGAGGAACTGCCTACAAGGTCCAACTGAACATTGCCAAGGAAGTCGTTAGGAATGTCTACAGGGAACTCCAGACGCTCTGGCTTTCAAATGTCTAAGAATCAGCATCATTAACATCGAAATAACAAATGACTATAAAAATGACAActagaaaacaaaaactacTTCAATCGttgaatttttaaaaatgtgtggCGTTATGAGAGATGTTATTTCCAAATGAATACCacgtacacattttattaattctTAACATAcgttttgttttttgtttaactcgagtttgtttttatagtttattttttatttcacaACTACCATTCTTAATGTGTAACCCATAAATTCATACATCTTTACTTAAATATGGAATCCGTAATACTCTCCGGCCCTGGCCCGGTGAAAATAAGGAGAAAATACCCACTCCCCAGTGGGTTCGATGACCCTTATGACAGCAACTTCGACCCTCTCTATAACAGTGACCCCTTTGCTCCGCAGGAGGAACCCGAAGAAGAGGCAGAGCCGTACTTCGTATGGCGCAGGAACGCGCCGTTCCTCTACGACGCAGTCTCAGTGTACAACCTGGAGTGGCCTTCACTGACGGTCGATTTCATGGACGACTCGAAAAGCTTCAGGGTCAAGAACGGGTCACTCACGCAGAGACTCCTGCTGGGCACACACACTTCGGGCTCGGAAACCGAGTTTGCAATGGTCGCAGAGCTTAGGACGGGGGTCTACTCTCTGCGCGAGAACATGACGACATGCGAGAACTACAACGGCTTCGTTTCCGCAAGGAAGAACAGGGAAAACAACCCGGCCCAGCCGAGTTATCCCAGTCTGGACATAAAGGCGAAGATTGTGCACCCCGGGGAAGTGAACAGGATTTCGCACGTTCCAGGCACGCACTTTTCATTCGTCACGCAGTCGAACAACGGAACGCTCTACCAGTTCGACTATTCGAAGCACCCGTTCAACCCGCGCGACGTGAAGACGTCACTGCCTCAGCTGGTTTTGGGAGGAGGGCACTCGTCGGAAGGCTACGGAATTACGTGGAACTCGTCCAAGAAGCTGGTTTCATGCGCCACTGACGGGAGCCTGTGTCTGTGGGACTTGAACGCAAGGTCTGCTACCCAGACGAAGTCGCACTCGGGGGTTGCAGACAGTGTTCCAGTATTGACCCCTGTATCAACATATTCAAACGCCAGTGCAAGTTTTACAACGAGCGGCTCTCATAAATCTAGTAGCAGTAACGCTAACAGTAAATACactagtaacagtaacactaATAACACTAGTAACGCTGACAGTAAATACactagtaacagtaacagtaataacaaTGACAGCAACAGTGGTGAAGAAAAAAACGCACTCAACGATGTGGAGTTTTTATACAACGACGACAATGTGGTTCTCACTGCCTCCGACGACGGCAACGTATATTTGGTGGACCTGAGAAGCGCCTCGACTGGTAAAAGGAACAACGACCTGAGCAAGTTTAACACCGATTTGAGCCACAGCTCACAGCTCAGTAACTGCGTGGAAACGGCAATGACGAGTGTGGCCTCCGTGGACTCTGGCGTAAACTGTCTGAGTGTAAACACGTTCAACAGCAACTACTTCGTCTGCGGCTGCGAAAACGGGGACATTTACCTGTACGACCTCAGGATGCCCTCGAAAAGCGTGCTCCTGCTGGACCATCACAAGGAGTCAGTGAGTCAGATCGAGTTCAACCGGGCCTGCTGCGGCCTCTTTGCATCCTCGTCCAACGACGCCACGGTGTGCGTCTTCGACCTCGGCTGCCGAGGCCAGGAGCTGCGGTTCGTGCACCAGGGCCACAAGGCGCAGGTCAACGACATATCGTGGGCGAAGCTGAACCCCTATGAGGCTGGCCACGTCGGATTCACTCTGGCCTCAGTGTCCCAGGACAATTTACTCCAGTGCTTCACTCCAAACTACTCATCGCTGTAGAAGCACAAGGCCAAAAACGTTTCCATGTAATATTTTGCAAGCAGGACtcacaaatacaaacagTAATGATATTTGATAAACTGCAAATGGTAACtagtaaatatacactatCACAATTATGCTCTAGTTCCTTATGTGCATTGCTCTTCGCCATATTGCCACCACACCCTTTGAATCCGTTGACACCATCATCGTGTCGTTATCGTTCACTGCCGTCGATACCACCGGGCCGCTGTGGAAACTGATTGAGAACggtatattttcatcagaTAGTGAGAATATGAGTATGTTTCTATCTTCGGAGCCGCTGATGCACCAGCCTCCTCCGAACTTAGAGTAACATGACCTCAGAGGCAAGGCCACATGGTTGTTGTTGACGTTGTACCTACACGAGTTTGTGAGTTGTTGCATCATTGGCTAGATTAGTCACTGATCCAACTAGTATAATAATCGTCCAATTAGTTTGACATCGTTAGATTAGTCAATGATCTAACTAGTATAATAATCGTCCAATAGTTTGACATCGTTAGATTGGTTGCTGGTATAACTAGCGTAAAAGTCTTTACCTGTGTGTAAGCTCCATTATCTTTCCACTGTTCGGGTCGTATATCACGTTCAGGACTGATATTGACCCGCTGCAGACGTTGGCGATCAGCGATGGGAGTGCTTCACTGCTCGTAGGCGATACGAATGATAGACATGTTACGGGCCCCTGTGTAATATTTACAGAGTTAATAGTAGAGTGGATGAATATTTACATGCTTGTTTGAcataataaactaaaataactaCCAGTCATACAATAGCCACAATAAACTAACTACCACCAGTGAAACAGCCACAATAAACTAACTACCAGTCATGCAATAGCCACAATAAACTAACTACCACCAGCAGAGAATGGCTGCACTCACCCTTGATATTTGCTTCGTCAGCGTCACCTTAAGCAGCATGTTCGCCTGAGACTCGTACACTGTTATAGAGCCACGCTCGCTTCCCGCCAGTATGTTGAGCCTGGTGTCGTCGAAGGCCAGACACCGCAGTTCGCTCTTCGTCCTTATCTTCTGCACCACCGTTCCCTCGTTGTAGTCCACGATTCTCAGCGTCGGGTTCGAGTTGCACGAGAAGAACAGGTTTGGCTGCAGCGGGTGGAAGTAGATGCAGAGTCCCGGGTACGAGTCGTTGAATACCTTCACGAGCTCTCCCGTCATGACGTTCCACGCCCTGATTGTGCAGTCCACTGATATGCTCACCAGCTCATTGGCGTTCATTTTCGAGAAGCTCATGCACGTCACCGCCTTCGTGTGCAGCGCGAGCGTTGCGAAGTCCACTATTTTCGTCGTCTCGTCGTACACCACTTCGTCATTGCTCAACGAGCTGGCCAACTGCTCATCATCcctataaatattataattgttttattttgttcctTTTTGTTTTGTCTACTCTCGTTAGTTTTAGTCTATCATCTAATTTCTATTCTCATAATCtagtatatatatcaaCTAATTTCTATTCTTACCTTAGGTTGTTCGACAGCACTGTCAACTCCAGCGACGTGCGATATACGTGGAATATGTTGATCGTTCCGTTTCTTCTTCCCACTGCCACCACTATGTACGGGTCCGTCAACTCCTCAGGCCTTATCGCCACGCATGTCACTGCACTGTCGTACTTTGACACGTGCGCCACTCTCTTCAGTCCCAGTGGCGGCAGCTTGTTTGCTTCGTGTTCTATTATCGTCGCCTGCAGCAACTTCGCCTGTGACGCCGAGCCTCCTATTCCCGTCAGGAAGCTTCTGAACCTTTCGTAGAAGAACGCTATTGGGCTCTTGGTGATACTCTTCTGTCCCTTCACACCTGCGCATAGTTGTAAAGAGTGCATTGTGCAATGGGCCCACTAGTACTTAAATCATACTTTCTATCACCATTACCACTTTAACGTTGCTTAATATCTATTTACAACACCGTTACTTATCTATCCTATCCGTGACTTACTTCTTGCTGACGACGGCTTCTTTGTCAGTATTGTTCTCAGACTCTTCTTCGACTCAATGAACGGCAGCGTCTTCTTTATGAAATTGAACAGGTTGTCCACTTTCACGAACAAAATCTCATTTTCAGTCGCTAAATAACACAATACACGTGATTCTTAAGTCCTTTTATATATACCAATATATAAACGACTATCCACTATTATCTAACAGACTATCAACCAATATCTTGCCAAGTATCTACTATACGATACCAAATCTCTGTGCCAGCGACAAATCCGTTGGAATCTTCGACTGTTCCACCAGTATCAGGTCATTTTGCAGCATGATGATGCTCGTGTATTTCAACTGCACGTACGACATGATGATTTTAACCATGGTTATGCACTCTATCATCGACCTTTCCGAGCTCGGGTCGAAGCACACTGCTATCAGGTACGTGTTCttcatcagcttcctcgtctcctcgtcgtcgatGTACTCTCCCGGCACCTCCACGAGACTCAACGCGTTGTTgtctaaattttaatttagtcGCTCTGCCAACTAGTACCACTACTATAACTTCTACCAATATTGACAACTAGTACAACTAGAATAACTAACAACATTGACAACTAGTACAACTAGAATAACTAACAACATTGACAAGTTCTACTAATA from Theileria orientalis strain Shintoku DNA, chromosome 1, complete genome encodes the following:
- a CDS encoding chromatin assembly factor subunit, giving the protein MESVILSGPGPVKIRRKYPLPSGFDDPYDSNFDPLYNSDPFAPQEEPEEEAEPYFVWRRNAPFLYDAVSVYNLEWPSLTVDFMDDSKSFRVKNGSLTQRLLLGTHTSGSETEFAMVAELRTGVYSLRENMTTCENYNGFVSARKNRENNPAQPSYPSLDIKAKIVHPGEVNRISHVPGTHFSFVTQSNNGTLYQFDYSKHPFNPRDVKTSLPQLVLGGGHSSEGYGITWNSSKKLVSCATDGSLCLWDLNARSATQTKSHSGVADSVPVLTPVSTYSNASASFTTSGSHKSSSSNANSKYTSNSNTNNTSNADSKYTSNSNSNNNDSNSGEEKNALNDVEFLYNDDNVVLTASDDGNVYLVDLRSASTGKRNNDLSKFNTDLSHSSQLSNCVETAMTSVASVDSGVNCLSVNTFNSNYFVCGCENGDIYLYDLRMPSKSVLLLDHHKESVSQIEFNRACCGLFASSSNDATVCVFDLGCRGQELRFVHQGHKAQVNDISWAKLNPYEAGHVGFTLASVSQDNLLQCFTPNYSSLRTHKYKQ